In the Acuticoccus sp. I52.16.1 genome, one interval contains:
- a CDS encoding oligosaccharide flippase family protein codes for MNGGITSGGGIARRAATWVGALVAGAFMRVTVLLGANIVMARLMLPEDFGLAGLANSIAILLAVLTGGMPFAEVLAQRKVLKRQHLETATAVSFAGSALALALMALAALAIGPVFGDARFWPLLLVASLVVFPQTVQTILVAYLRRRRAFQAMARANLAGALAGSAVAVALAFLGAGPWAIVVMRCVMLVVEAGVLVATARLLVVPRFSGARLAEMRHYSMFTFMQRVATESAYFVINYTVAAFFSVAAVGQFNMALRLTEPLRGLFRGIAHNTAFEFMRAKAQDQADFPARFALIISVATATIAPVFLGLAAISGALFAIVAGPGWDEAAEIAVFIAIGTSVLLPFDLVATAFNARSVPAYLVGQRVIGLGALVLGLGVAVTLGFAGIGAGLARLVADLAESLWAARAMLTRLHVSLRGAVTGFLVPWGAAAVMGLAVALFLDALGGEAAGALAMFAAVGLGVALYLALAAVLMPQLRRAGVDAVRRRG; via the coding sequence GTGAACGGCGGGATCACGTCCGGCGGCGGCATCGCCCGGCGCGCGGCGACCTGGGTCGGCGCCCTCGTCGCCGGCGCCTTCATGCGCGTCACCGTCCTGCTGGGCGCCAACATCGTCATGGCCCGGCTGATGCTGCCGGAGGACTTCGGCCTCGCCGGCCTCGCCAACAGCATCGCCATCCTCCTCGCGGTGCTGACCGGCGGCATGCCGTTCGCCGAGGTGCTGGCGCAGCGCAAGGTGCTCAAGCGCCAGCACCTCGAGACGGCGACGGCGGTCTCCTTCGCCGGCAGCGCGCTGGCGCTCGCCCTGATGGCGCTGGCGGCGCTCGCCATCGGGCCGGTGTTCGGCGACGCGCGTTTCTGGCCGCTGCTGCTGGTCGCCTCGCTGGTGGTCTTTCCGCAGACCGTGCAGACCATCCTCGTCGCCTACCTGCGGCGCCGCCGCGCCTTCCAGGCGATGGCCCGGGCCAACCTCGCCGGGGCGCTCGCCGGGTCGGCGGTCGCCGTCGCGCTCGCCTTCCTCGGCGCCGGGCCGTGGGCCATCGTCGTCATGCGCTGCGTCATGCTCGTGGTCGAGGCGGGCGTGCTCGTGGCCACCGCGCGCCTCCTCGTGGTGCCGCGCTTCTCCGGCGCCCGCCTCGCCGAGATGCGCCACTACTCGATGTTCACCTTCATGCAGCGCGTCGCCACCGAGAGCGCCTACTTCGTCATCAACTACACCGTGGCGGCCTTCTTCAGCGTCGCCGCGGTGGGCCAGTTCAACATGGCGCTGCGCCTCACCGAGCCGCTGCGCGGGCTCTTCCGCGGCATCGCCCACAACACCGCCTTCGAGTTCATGCGCGCCAAGGCCCAGGATCAGGCCGATTTTCCCGCCCGCTTCGCCCTCATCATCAGCGTGGCGACGGCCACCATCGCCCCGGTCTTCCTCGGCCTGGCGGCGATCTCGGGCGCGCTGTTCGCGATCGTCGCGGGGCCGGGCTGGGACGAGGCGGCCGAGATCGCCGTCTTCATCGCCATCGGCACCTCGGTGCTGCTGCCGTTCGACCTCGTCGCCACCGCCTTCAACGCGCGCAGCGTGCCGGCCTATCTGGTGGGTCAGCGGGTGATCGGCCTCGGCGCGCTGGTGCTGGGGCTGGGCGTGGCGGTCACCCTCGGCTTCGCGGGGATCGGCGCCGGTCTCGCCCGCCTCGTCGCCGACCTCGCCGAGAGCCTGTGGGCCGCCCGCGCGATGCTGACGCGCCTGCACGTGTCGCTGCGCGGCGCCGTGACGGGCTTTCTCGTCCCCTGGGGCGCGGCGGCTGTCATGGGCCTCGCCGTCGCCCTCTTCCTGGACGCGCTGGGCGGCGAGGCGGCCGGCGCGCTCGCCATGTTCGCCGCGGTCGGGCTCGGGGTGGCGCTCTATCTCGCCCTCGCCGCGGTGCTGATGCCGCAGCTGCGCCGCGCCGGCGTCGACGCCGTGCGGCGGAGGGGCTGA
- a CDS encoding ABC transporter permease codes for MRRADAAAISTLAGGRDAGRPVRRLILAKGRASRNYWADLWAFRELFLILAWRDIAVRYKQSVIGVGWAVLRPLLTMIVFTVVFGRVAGLPSEGGVAYPVMVFAGMLPWFLFASILTEAAQTLVANAGMVRKVYFPRVIAPAASAMVALVDFAIALVLMFGLMALFAVVPDGRVVLLPAFVLLALAASFGPALLLTALNVRYRDFRFVVPFIVQFGLYVSPVGFSSGVVAPEWRLLYSLNPMVSVIDGFRFCLLGADVTLYLPGLALGVLVSAAFLWLGFAVFRRTEATFADLV; via the coding sequence ATGCGGCGGGCCGATGCGGCGGCGATATCGACCTTGGCGGGCGGGCGGGACGCCGGGCGACCCGTCCGCCGCCTGATCCTCGCCAAGGGGCGGGCCAGCCGCAACTACTGGGCCGACCTGTGGGCCTTCCGCGAGCTCTTCCTCATCCTCGCCTGGCGCGACATCGCCGTGCGCTACAAGCAGAGCGTGATCGGCGTCGGCTGGGCGGTCCTGCGTCCGCTGCTGACGATGATCGTCTTCACCGTGGTCTTCGGCCGCGTCGCGGGGCTGCCCAGCGAAGGCGGCGTCGCCTATCCGGTGATGGTCTTCGCCGGCATGCTCCCCTGGTTCCTCTTCGCCAGCATCCTCACCGAGGCGGCGCAGACCCTCGTCGCCAACGCCGGCATGGTGCGCAAGGTCTACTTCCCGCGCGTCATCGCCCCGGCGGCCAGCGCCATGGTCGCCCTGGTCGACTTCGCGATCGCCCTCGTCCTGATGTTCGGGCTGATGGCGCTCTTCGCGGTCGTGCCGGACGGGCGGGTGGTGCTGCTGCCGGCCTTCGTCCTCCTCGCCCTCGCCGCCAGCTTCGGCCCGGCGCTGCTGCTGACCGCGCTCAACGTGCGCTACCGCGACTTTCGCTTCGTCGTGCCCTTCATCGTCCAGTTCGGGCTCTACGTTTCGCCCGTCGGCTTCTCCAGCGGGGTCGTCGCGCCCGAGTGGCGGCTCCTCTACAGCCTCAACCCGATGGTCTCGGTGATCGACGGGTTCCGCTTCTGCCTCCTGGGGGCGGACGTCACGCTCTACCTGCCGGGCCTGGCCCTCGGTGTCCTGGTGAGCGCCGCCTTCCTGTGGCTGGGCTTCGCCGTCTTCCGCCGCACCGAGGCGACCTTCGCGGACCTCGTCTGA
- a CDS encoding ParA family protein, with protein sequence MPTIVFASPKGGVGKSTSAVILATQIAAKGASVTLIDADPNKPISRWASLPGVPETLTVIADVTEEGVIDAIEEAAARSAFVIVDLEGTASMMVGYAVSTADLVIVPTQGSALDAAEAVRAIRLVRNMEKATRGASIPAAILFTRTSAAIRPRSLAAIAAEFAEHGVPVIATQMHEREAFRAVFAYGGTLSDLDRGQVSNVDTALRNARAFAAEVIGMLPAAGAAAPEREVA encoded by the coding sequence GTGCCCACGATCGTTTTTGCCAGTCCGAAAGGGGGGGTCGGCAAGTCCACCTCCGCCGTGATCCTCGCCACCCAGATCGCCGCCAAGGGGGCGAGCGTGACCCTGATCGACGCCGACCCGAACAAGCCGATCTCGCGCTGGGCCTCGCTGCCGGGGGTGCCGGAGACGCTGACCGTCATCGCCGACGTCACGGAGGAGGGGGTGATCGACGCCATCGAGGAGGCGGCGGCACGCTCGGCCTTCGTGATCGTCGACCTGGAAGGCACCGCATCGATGATGGTGGGGTACGCGGTGTCGACCGCCGATCTCGTCATCGTGCCGACGCAGGGCTCCGCGCTCGACGCGGCCGAGGCGGTGCGGGCGATCCGCCTGGTGCGCAACATGGAGAAGGCGACGCGGGGCGCGTCGATCCCGGCGGCGATCCTGTTCACGCGCACCAGCGCGGCGATCCGGCCGCGCTCGCTGGCGGCGATCGCCGCCGAGTTCGCCGAGCACGGGGTGCCGGTGATCGCCACGCAGATGCACGAGCGGGAGGCGTTCCGGGCGGTGTTCGCCTACGGCGGCACGCTGAGCGATCTCGACCGCGGCCAGGTGAGCAACGTCGACACGGCGCTGCGCAATGCGCGGGCGTTCGCGGCGGAGGTGATCGGCATGCTGCCGGCGGCCGGTGCCGCGGCGCCGGAGCGGGAGGTGGCGTGA
- a CDS encoding replication initiator protein A has protein sequence MVSFKPRKDFAALRLHDKNAYLQEVANAFQQEAGEEPVLLSKVALSRLRRFYSRRSFADLKLEEMGDGLMRDTLIRMAEAIHGKELKKVLSSEMPATREEAGAAPPPARAGTGGPAGRPASAGGMTSAAGEAIPPGRIIRLAPDDDAQLDFFVPQLHDAPLKDEMNLMDIAPFALSKVRRDGVIRYELKDSIITIEGGAEVGLATSYDYDIFLSMVSYLAEEVRRFRIEESKGRRPSLPPPTYRPSATQILRFCRRGTGGKQYLALEAALDRLQATRIKITNLSGGKRRETQSFPLIGRYTVISRTGQDHVDLVEIDVPKWVYDGVVQPDGKPTILTLNPDYFLIAQPIARFLYRLARKAAGTDTAHYTLDDLHYRSGSSLTPAKFRRKVEEIVERSQTEPLPDYDLALTSGRRGPVLHMIRRAEERTEA, from the coding sequence ATGGTGAGCTTCAAGCCGCGCAAGGACTTCGCCGCCCTGCGCCTTCACGACAAGAACGCCTACCTCCAGGAGGTGGCGAACGCCTTCCAGCAGGAGGCGGGCGAGGAGCCCGTGCTGCTGTCGAAGGTCGCCCTGTCGCGCCTGCGCCGGTTCTACTCGCGCCGCTCCTTCGCCGACCTGAAGCTCGAGGAGATGGGCGACGGGCTGATGCGCGACACGCTCATCCGCATGGCCGAGGCGATCCACGGCAAGGAGCTGAAGAAGGTCCTCTCCTCCGAGATGCCGGCCACGCGCGAGGAGGCGGGCGCCGCGCCGCCGCCCGCCCGCGCCGGGACGGGCGGGCCGGCCGGCCGGCCGGCGAGCGCAGGGGGCATGACGAGCGCGGCGGGCGAGGCGATCCCGCCCGGCCGCATCATCCGCCTCGCCCCCGACGACGACGCCCAGCTCGACTTCTTCGTCCCCCAGCTGCACGACGCGCCGCTGAAGGACGAGATGAACCTGATGGACATCGCCCCCTTCGCGCTTTCCAAGGTGCGGCGCGACGGGGTGATCCGCTACGAGCTGAAGGATTCCATCATCACCATCGAGGGCGGCGCCGAGGTCGGCCTCGCCACCTCCTACGACTACGACATCTTCCTCTCGATGGTGTCCTATCTCGCCGAGGAGGTGCGCCGCTTCCGCATCGAGGAATCCAAGGGCCGCCGCCCGTCGCTGCCGCCCCCCACCTACCGGCCGAGCGCGACGCAGATCCTGCGCTTCTGCCGCCGCGGCACCGGGGGCAAGCAGTATCTGGCGCTGGAGGCCGCGCTCGACCGGCTGCAGGCGACGCGCATCAAGATCACCAACCTGTCGGGCGGCAAGCGGCGCGAGACGCAGTCCTTCCCGCTGATCGGGCGCTACACGGTGATCTCGCGCACCGGACAGGACCACGTCGACCTCGTCGAGATCGACGTGCCGAAGTGGGTCTATGACGGGGTGGTGCAGCCGGACGGCAAGCCGACCATCCTGACGCTCAACCCGGATTATTTCCTGATCGCGCAGCCGATCGCGCGCTTCCTCTACCGCCTGGCGCGCAAGGCGGCGGGGACCGACACGGCGCACTATACGCTCGACGACCTGCACTACCGCTCCGGCTCGTCGCTGACGCCGGCCAAGTTCCGCCGCAAGGTGGAGGAGATCGTCGAGCGCTCGCAGACCGAGCCGCTGCCGGACTACGACCTGGCGCTGACGTCGGGCCGGCGGGGGCCGGTGCTGCACATGATCCGCCGCGCAGAGGAGCGCACCGAGGCCTGA
- a CDS encoding stability/partitioning determinant has protein sequence MTKSRMSIFGDEADPEFDVSAFTPKPRPQGREDVPTRGPGAPQEVRALAEAMNFKSREAPAPVPAEPRPRAEPRKPRRHRTGRTAQLNVRTTPQTVDAFYAIADQEGWLVGQTVEQALAALQRELAARKA, from the coding sequence ATGACGAAGTCGCGGATGAGCATCTTCGGCGACGAGGCCGATCCGGAGTTCGACGTCTCCGCCTTCACGCCCAAGCCACGGCCGCAAGGGCGGGAGGACGTGCCGACGCGGGGGCCGGGCGCGCCGCAGGAGGTGCGGGCCCTGGCCGAGGCGATGAACTTCAAGAGCCGCGAAGCCCCGGCGCCCGTGCCCGCCGAGCCCCGACCCCGCGCCGAGCCCCGCAAGCCGCGGCGTCACCGCACCGGCCGCACCGCGCAGCTCAACGTGCGCACGACGCCGCAGACCGTCGACGCGTTCTACGCGATCGCCGACCAGGAGGGTTGGCTGGTGGGACAGACGGTGGAGCAGGCGCTGGCCGCCCTGCAGCGCGAGCTGGCCGCCCGCAAGGCGTGA
- a CDS encoding FkbM family methyltransferase gives MMIRRRLRYELAAGEPELHLLALFADAHRSFVDVGANEGVYAWHARGSFRHLYVVEANPSLAATLRHLFSRAEATVIEKAASDHAQPATFTIPVKAGEDVHSRGSLEAQTDPDYANRSITVRAERLDAMDLERVGLIKIDVEGHEMAAVEGASGILERDRPVLIVECEERHHAGGVATLLAHMSARDYDPYYLHRGQVRPGASYDVAALQNPDAQKAPGAHRSPDYVNNFVFVHRADEKNRAALLAGVRPPQSLAPS, from the coding sequence ATGATGATCCGCCGGCGTCTTCGCTACGAACTCGCCGCCGGTGAGCCGGAGCTTCACCTCCTCGCACTGTTTGCCGATGCGCACAGAAGCTTCGTCGATGTCGGCGCCAACGAGGGCGTCTACGCCTGGCACGCTCGGGGATCCTTCCGGCACCTTTATGTCGTGGAGGCCAATCCCAGCCTCGCCGCCACGCTGCGGCACCTCTTCTCCAGGGCGGAGGCCACCGTCATCGAGAAAGCCGCCTCCGATCACGCCCAGCCGGCGACGTTCACGATCCCGGTCAAGGCGGGCGAGGACGTGCACAGCCGCGGGTCGCTCGAAGCCCAGACCGACCCGGACTATGCCAACCGCTCCATCACCGTTCGGGCCGAGCGGCTCGACGCCATGGACCTCGAGAGGGTCGGGCTGATCAAGATCGACGTGGAAGGCCACGAGATGGCGGCGGTCGAGGGAGCGTCCGGCATCCTCGAACGCGACCGTCCCGTCCTCATCGTGGAGTGCGAGGAGCGCCACCATGCGGGGGGCGTGGCGACCCTGCTCGCGCACATGAGCGCGCGGGACTACGACCCGTACTACCTGCACCGGGGACAGGTCCGCCCCGGTGCGTCCTACGACGTCGCGGCACTCCAGAACCCGGACGCGCAGAAGGCGCCGGGAGCCCATCGCTCGCCCGACTACGTCAACAACTTCGTCTTCGTGCACCGGGCGGACGAGAAGAACCGCGCCGCGCTCCTCGCCGGGGTCCGGCCGCCACAGTCCCTCGCGCCGTCGTAG
- a CDS encoding O-antigen ligase, with amino-acid sequence MSDLTWIDHLARREKANAARQAARGEWLTLWTARVLLVATYLFLLVGVSPLSEDTGLSADGDMKRQLVLLLLAGIAAPLLLVRWRFVIALLAQAWALLLVYAAIAATTLWSAYPGVTIRRLVVYLIFLEIGLALAAVLRSPKLYLPPLVIAFTVTLVGDYAVTVLVPDRAFTAIGLQGLHPGKNTLGAVMQMMVIVLCATLLAVRTPLFFWSLVVLVVLAFGLLVLSLSKTSLALALLLGVVVIPSFVVLQSSRMALLAAFAAGIVLCGFVVFVTGAFSLGAADWAEIITGDATFTSRDEIWSAMTRHIAAAPWFGYGWGAQWSMLPVYHPLWNYVGFWTDNDQDLNILRQSHNGYLDIMVHGGLFLASFVTIFFLRVIALFVASLWQGPTNRWSLAGTVLVFASVVALLFNNMTESSLFFPDKLIGQIFILFVLAFHAWQIDQNRGHIH; translated from the coding sequence ATGAGCGACCTCACGTGGATCGACCATCTGGCTCGGCGCGAGAAGGCGAACGCGGCGCGACAGGCCGCGCGGGGGGAATGGCTCACGCTGTGGACCGCGCGCGTCCTGCTCGTCGCCACCTACCTCTTCCTCCTCGTCGGGGTGAGCCCGCTGTCGGAGGACACGGGCCTGTCGGCCGACGGGGACATGAAGCGCCAGCTCGTGCTGCTGCTGCTGGCGGGCATCGCCGCTCCGCTGCTGCTGGTGCGCTGGCGGTTCGTTATCGCCCTCCTCGCGCAGGCGTGGGCGCTGCTGCTGGTCTATGCGGCGATCGCGGCGACGACGCTCTGGTCCGCCTATCCCGGCGTCACGATCCGCCGCCTCGTCGTCTACCTCATCTTCCTGGAGATCGGGCTGGCGCTGGCGGCGGTGCTGCGCAGCCCCAAGCTCTATTTGCCGCCCCTCGTCATCGCCTTCACCGTCACGCTCGTGGGGGATTACGCGGTGACCGTGCTGGTGCCGGACCGGGCCTTCACCGCCATCGGCCTCCAGGGGCTGCACCCCGGCAAGAACACGCTGGGCGCGGTGATGCAGATGATGGTCATCGTCCTCTGCGCCACCCTCCTGGCCGTGCGCACGCCGCTCTTCTTCTGGTCGCTCGTCGTCCTCGTGGTCCTCGCCTTCGGGCTCCTCGTCCTGTCCCTGTCCAAGACCTCGCTGGCGTTGGCGCTCCTTCTCGGCGTGGTCGTGATCCCGAGCTTCGTCGTCCTGCAGAGCAGCCGCATGGCGCTGCTGGCGGCGTTCGCCGCGGGCATCGTGCTGTGCGGGTTCGTCGTCTTCGTGACGGGGGCCTTCTCGCTCGGCGCCGCGGACTGGGCCGAGATCATCACCGGCGACGCCACCTTCACCTCACGCGACGAAATCTGGAGCGCCATGACCCGGCACATCGCCGCCGCGCCCTGGTTCGGCTACGGCTGGGGCGCGCAATGGTCGATGCTGCCGGTCTATCATCCGCTCTGGAACTACGTCGGATTCTGGACGGACAACGACCAGGACCTCAATATCCTGCGCCAATCCCACAACGGATATTTGGACATCATGGTGCATGGCGGGCTCTTCCTCGCCAGCTTCGTCACGATATTCTTTCTCCGGGTGATCGCTCTGTTCGTGGCCTCGTTATGGCAGGGGCCGACCAACCGCTGGAGCCTCGCGGGGACGGTCCTCGTCTTCGCCTCCGTCGTGGCGCTTCTGTTCAATAACATGACCGAATCCAGCCTGTTCTTTCCCGACAAGCTGATCGGGCAGATTTTCATTCTTTTCGTTTTGGCATTTCACGCTTGGCAGATTGATCAAAATAGAGGACACATTCACTAA
- a CDS encoding SHOCT domain-containing protein, translating to MSDLTDDARRTLGGLAMRYSLPASAVEEMARAVARGGGTMAQFNIPELGGSGQWMAGGMTMVGDMFNHGLKAQVDGLCAEIVAAMAGQPFFRTPQTPAGSAWWPAELGQPSSSGGQNSVRYAYFPQARRIVVDTGDGGPVIVLDTLDHNIGGFGQQQSGGYGDPFSGVTFSSQYGQFALSSLPRVTPEAAPAPAQSRHAAPDLAPDPAPAAQPEVRPEPMAEPAAPSFSAAPSSAASGSAPSSPAPVPGMAPGMAPPRAEGLDILATIERLAALRDAGALTEEEFVAKKTELLGRL from the coding sequence ATGAGCGATCTGACGGACGATGCGCGCCGGACCCTCGGCGGCCTGGCGATGCGCTACTCCCTGCCCGCCTCGGCCGTGGAGGAGATGGCCCGCGCCGTGGCCCGCGGCGGCGGGACGATGGCGCAGTTCAACATCCCGGAGCTGGGCGGCTCGGGCCAGTGGATGGCCGGCGGGATGACCATGGTGGGCGACATGTTCAACCACGGCCTGAAGGCGCAGGTGGACGGCCTGTGCGCCGAGATCGTCGCGGCGATGGCCGGGCAGCCCTTCTTCCGCACGCCGCAGACGCCGGCGGGGAGCGCGTGGTGGCCGGCCGAGCTCGGCCAGCCCTCGTCGAGCGGCGGACAGAACAGCGTGCGCTACGCCTATTTCCCGCAGGCGCGGCGCATCGTCGTCGATACCGGGGACGGCGGCCCGGTGATCGTATTGGACACGCTGGACCACAATATCGGCGGCTTCGGCCAGCAGCAGAGCGGGGGCTACGGCGACCCGTTCTCCGGCGTCACATTCTCCAGCCAGTACGGCCAGTTCGCCCTGTCCTCGCTGCCGCGGGTGACGCCCGAGGCCGCGCCCGCGCCCGCTCAATCCCGGCACGCGGCCCCCGACCTCGCCCCCGACCCCGCCCCCGCCGCGCAGCCCGAGGTCCGTCCCGAGCCGATGGCGGAGCCGGCGGCCCCCTCTTTTTCCGCCGCACCCTCCTCCGCCGCATCTGGGTCCGCCCCCTCCTCCCCGGCCCCCGTGCCGGGCATGGCGCCGGGCATGGCGCCGCCTCGGGCGGAGGGGCTCGACATCCTCGCCACCATCGAGCGGCTCGCGGCGTTGCGCGACGCGGGAGCGCTGACGGAGGAGGAATTCGTGGCCAAGAAGACCGAGCTGCTGGGCCGCCTCTGA